One window of the Pradoshia eiseniae genome contains the following:
- the ssb gene encoding single-stranded DNA-binding protein, producing MLNQVTLVGRLTKDPELRYTPDGKAVSNITLAVKRSFRNSNGEYVVDFVNCTLWNRIAENTTIYCQKGSIVGITGKIQTRTYENPEGKRNFITEVIVENVSFMDRKTAEKKPAKEEQETSEHAL from the coding sequence ATGCTAAATCAAGTGACACTCGTGGGCAGGCTTACGAAAGACCCTGAATTGCGCTACACTCCGGATGGCAAGGCAGTCTCTAACATCACGCTGGCCGTTAAACGCAGCTTCCGAAATTCCAATGGTGAATATGTCGTTGATTTTGTCAACTGTACCCTTTGGAACCGGATTGCTGAGAATACGACGATTTACTGCCAGAAAGGATCGATTGTCGGAATCACTGGTAAAATCCAAACACGCACGTATGAAAACCCAGAAGGCAAGCGTAATTTCATCACAGAGGTCATCGTCGAAAACGTGAGCTTTATGGACCGTAAGACTGCTGAGAAGAAACCGGCAAAAGAGGAACAGGAAACGAGTGAGCACGCCCTATGA
- a CDS encoding iron-sulfur cluster biosynthesis family protein yields MDLSITIRPAALQQLKGLSLDAEEGIRIGSSYVGSCSLFADYQLSIDQKQEGDDAYEVEGIPFYVSDKSKAYLHNELFIDFSPSLGYKLSSPEEVYKYDLSLKRAAE; encoded by the coding sequence ATGGACCTATCTATCACAATCAGACCTGCTGCTTTACAGCAATTGAAAGGGCTATCGTTGGATGCGGAAGAAGGGATTCGCATTGGATCAAGCTATGTAGGCAGCTGTTCTCTTTTTGCTGATTATCAATTATCGATTGACCAAAAGCAGGAGGGGGATGATGCTTATGAGGTTGAAGGGATTCCCTTCTATGTATCAGATAAGAGCAAAGCCTATTTGCATAACGAATTATTCATCGATTTCAGCCCGTCCTTAGGATATAAACTCTCAAGTCCAGAGGAAGTATATAAATATGACCTTTCGCTTAAGCGTGCAGCAGAATAA
- a CDS encoding DEAD/DEAH box helicase: MQLIDTLYIQIELLEDGRIFVYGTDEGEEVQAEFWAPSFFLWDEDSYYGTKLEITRLDGKSGIILSAYDWMKVLSKEPFNSFIQWSWSNWASISLSLAQGLFEAVENGTVMPNFKEMKEGALTFPLPQEIIDDFHDTFWEQEMVKHIASGETVQMTVREYASEWLNEAIKDRPGEHRVRDLVNIFAEKGLSIKSLSRFFDENRWNEWTGMNDNGLLFTLGLRLSEPDFAAGDEVDQWKLEPFLRSKKKTDQFFLWSEREKIPFSWKKQLDTAEEELNRWKELFPWMEDIITEDQAWDFLTDASEVLHMLGAEILLPSWWQAIKDAKVTMRAKVKNSSGRRKSFVGINALLDYNWRFSVNGANVSEEEFNKLVEEKRRLMYIQGRWVRLDPAFMRRMQELKREADERGLRIMDLLNQELTQEDDEEAVDEDQYARIQFELNNDLKRFMTKIRSLADIPLIDVPDTFHGSLRPYQQQGMSWLLFLREYGFGACLADDMGLGKTIQLISYMLAVREKNGPASSPALIVCPTSVLGNWQKELERFAPDFKVHLHYGSGRKKGEAFTTAFAGTDVVLTSYGLLHQDEEEFLSITWDAVVLDEAQNIKNSHTKQSRSARKLQGRQHIALTGTPMENRLSELWSIFDFINKGYLGSQAHFDKHFAAPIEKDGDKKKIASLQKLIQPFLLRRTKKDEEVALNLPDKLEQKEFISLTTEQAALYEQLVKDTLEKIEQLSGFERKGLILQMLTKLKQICDHPALYLKEETPTHILHRSGKMEKLIELLDAVYEQNESALVFTQYIEMGNMIKHIAERRYGQKVPFLNGSAGKKQRDDMVTAFQEGKYPILLLSLKAGGTGLNLTAANHVIHYDRWWNPAVENQATDRAYRIGQTRFVHVHKMVASGTLEEKIDAMLEKKQTLNDEIVQSDNWITELSGDELKELLVLDL, from the coding sequence ATGCAGCTGATTGATACACTTTACATCCAAATTGAATTACTCGAAGACGGACGCATTTTTGTTTATGGAACAGATGAGGGTGAGGAGGTTCAGGCGGAGTTCTGGGCACCGAGCTTCTTTCTCTGGGATGAGGATAGCTACTACGGAACTAAGCTTGAGATTACCCGGCTTGACGGCAAGAGCGGCATCATCCTCTCCGCCTATGATTGGATGAAGGTCCTTTCAAAGGAGCCGTTCAACAGCTTCATTCAATGGTCCTGGTCCAATTGGGCCTCCATCAGCCTCTCTCTTGCCCAAGGCTTATTTGAAGCCGTTGAGAACGGCACGGTCATGCCAAACTTCAAAGAGATGAAGGAGGGTGCCCTCACCTTCCCGCTCCCGCAGGAGATTATCGATGATTTCCATGATACGTTCTGGGAACAGGAGATGGTGAAGCATATCGCCAGCGGGGAAACCGTCCAGATGACGGTGCGTGAGTATGCGAGCGAATGGCTCAATGAAGCCATCAAGGACCGCCCTGGTGAGCACCGTGTGCGCGACCTCGTGAATATATTTGCCGAGAAGGGCTTGTCCATTAAGTCACTCAGCCGCTTCTTCGATGAGAATCGATGGAATGAGTGGACTGGCATGAATGATAACGGCCTGCTTTTCACCCTCGGCCTCCGTTTAAGCGAGCCGGATTTCGCCGCTGGTGATGAGGTCGACCAATGGAAGCTTGAGCCCTTCCTGCGCAGCAAGAAGAAAACCGATCAATTCTTCCTCTGGTCTGAGCGCGAGAAGATTCCATTCTCCTGGAAGAAGCAGCTGGATACGGCTGAAGAGGAGCTCAACCGCTGGAAGGAATTATTCCCGTGGATGGAGGATATCATTACGGAGGACCAGGCTTGGGACTTCCTGACCGATGCCTCCGAGGTGCTCCATATGCTTGGTGCGGAGATTCTGCTGCCATCCTGGTGGCAGGCGATCAAGGACGCGAAGGTGACCATGCGGGCGAAGGTAAAGAACTCAAGCGGACGCCGCAAATCCTTCGTCGGCATCAATGCCCTGCTTGATTATAATTGGCGTTTCTCCGTTAATGGTGCGAATGTATCAGAGGAAGAATTCAATAAGCTCGTCGAAGAAAAGCGCCGACTCATGTACATTCAAGGGCGCTGGGTACGCCTGGACCCTGCGTTCATGAGACGAATGCAGGAGCTGAAGCGCGAGGCCGATGAGCGTGGCCTTCGCATTATGGACCTCCTTAATCAGGAACTGACCCAGGAGGATGACGAGGAAGCGGTGGATGAGGATCAATATGCCCGCATCCAGTTTGAATTGAACAATGATTTGAAGCGGTTCATGACGAAGATTCGTTCCCTAGCGGATATCCCGCTGATCGATGTGCCGGATACATTCCATGGTTCGTTAAGACCATACCAACAGCAAGGGATGAGCTGGCTATTATTCCTGCGTGAATACGGCTTCGGCGCATGCCTGGCCGATGACATGGGACTCGGAAAGACGATTCAGCTGATCAGCTACATGCTCGCTGTCAGGGAAAAGAACGGCCCTGCCTCCTCTCCTGCCCTGATTGTCTGCCCGACCTCGGTGCTCGGCAACTGGCAAAAGGAGCTTGAGCGCTTCGCCCCTGACTTCAAGGTTCACCTTCATTACGGCTCAGGTCGGAAGAAGGGCGAGGCATTCACCACAGCCTTCGCCGGCACGGATGTCGTACTCACCAGCTACGGCCTTCTCCATCAGGACGAGGAGGAATTCCTCTCCATCACATGGGATGCAGTCGTGCTTGATGAGGCACAGAATATCAAGAACTCGCATACGAAGCAATCCCGCTCCGCGCGCAAGCTGCAGGGCCGTCAGCATATCGCCCTCACCGGCACGCCCATGGAAAACCGCCTGAGTGAGCTTTGGTCGATCTTCGATTTCATCAATAAAGGGTATCTCGGCTCTCAGGCTCATTTTGATAAACATTTTGCAGCTCCGATTGAAAAGGACGGCGACAAGAAGAAAATTGCCTCCTTGCAGAAGCTGATTCAGCCCTTCCTGCTTCGCCGTACGAAGAAGGATGAGGAAGTGGCCCTCAACCTGCCGGATAAGCTTGAGCAGAAGGAATTCATCAGCCTCACTACCGAGCAGGCCGCCCTATATGAGCAGCTGGTGAAGGATACGCTTGAGAAAATTGAGCAATTGAGCGGATTTGAGCGTAAGGGGCTGATTCTACAGATGCTTACCAAACTGAAGCAGATCTGCGACCATCCGGCCCTCTACTTGAAGGAAGAGACGCCGACTCATATACTCCACCGCTCGGGCAAAATGGAGAAGCTGATTGAGCTCCTCGATGCCGTGTATGAGCAGAACGAGAGTGCTCTCGTCTTTACGCAATACATCGAGATGGGCAATATGATCAAGCATATCGCCGAGCGCCGCTACGGCCAAAAGGTGCCATTCCTGAACGGCTCAGCCGGCAAGAAGCAGCGCGATGATATGGTCACCGCCTTCCAGGAGGGCAAGTACCCGATTCTCCTCCTTTCATTGAAGGCTGGAGGTACCGGGCTGAATCTCACTGCAGCGAACCATGTCATCCATTATGACCGCTGGTGGAACCCAGCCGTTGAGAACCAGGCGACCGACCGCGCCTACCGAATCGGCCAGACACGCTTCGTGCATGTCCACAAGATGGTCGCCTCCGGCACGCTCGAGGAGAAAATCGATGCGATGCTAGAGAAGAAGCAGACCTTGAATGATGAGATTGTCCAAAGTGATAACTGGATTACCGAATTGTCTGGTGATGAGCTGAAGGAATTGCTCGTGCTGGATTTATAG
- a CDS encoding SWIM zinc finger family protein translates to MHDALNFYGERIAGVLSPKSNNDVNVVTKGLVLYRQGMVTKLTIDEELIHGVVQDVMKVDVTLDLTFPSNSSCSCPAIDLCRHQLAVFFAAYSKSASVSDWVDDWKHKNDAMYKLKKSLESGPVFKGTESKPVQQKVKPDHNYASWRAFFANVAREELTLPPYFMMGTHRIASSYQRAIQRSEPDNRQWVPLYRSMAYFHGIRFLFDQDSESLDHFRKEMLQQSVHELYLAIIDEMSRFETSIRPFDSEEFIGAFLEETQGLLYTDSFVFYRWQLYGLIWSASLSSKEERAAERSRLESLVTSLPEADAELGQMMIVHLLMLEQEDEAALAIIQLLGPAACFYLTFMLEDMNMLKQHARMIPFVEFYTKNIKAYLLHYHSQEYKRTNYLYNALQIIRPFSSATKRFDLLERMLRETIPYSLIPYSHYLYEKKEYKKWVELQVAERVNVLAEWPQQAKEIQKEKPEVLLPLYHQQVIQLIGGKNRAAYRDAVRYLKKLRTIYKKLKQVPAWESYIAYLSDTYKRLRAFQEELRKGKLIDAAD, encoded by the coding sequence ATGCATGATGCACTAAATTTCTATGGCGAACGCATAGCCGGCGTGCTTTCACCAAAGTCTAATAATGATGTTAATGTCGTAACGAAAGGCCTCGTCCTTTACCGGCAAGGAATGGTGACGAAGCTTACTATAGATGAAGAATTAATCCATGGGGTCGTACAGGATGTGATGAAGGTCGATGTGACGCTTGATTTGACGTTCCCAAGCAATAGCTCCTGTTCATGCCCGGCGATTGACCTATGCCGCCACCAGCTGGCTGTATTTTTTGCGGCCTATAGCAAGAGCGCGAGTGTTTCCGATTGGGTCGATGACTGGAAGCATAAGAATGATGCTATGTATAAGCTGAAGAAATCGCTTGAGTCCGGTCCTGTCTTCAAGGGTACGGAATCAAAGCCCGTGCAGCAAAAGGTGAAACCAGATCATAACTATGCTTCCTGGAGAGCTTTTTTTGCAAATGTCGCACGCGAGGAGCTGACCCTGCCCCCTTATTTCATGATGGGCACTCACCGCATTGCCTCCTCTTATCAGCGCGCCATCCAGCGAAGCGAGCCGGATAATCGGCAGTGGGTTCCACTTTACCGGAGCATGGCCTATTTCCATGGGATTCGTTTTTTATTTGACCAGGATTCCGAATCGCTCGATCATTTCCGGAAAGAGATGCTCCAACAATCCGTGCATGAGCTTTATTTAGCGATCATTGATGAGATGAGCCGCTTTGAAACGTCTATCCGCCCGTTTGATTCAGAGGAGTTCATTGGGGCTTTCTTAGAGGAGACGCAAGGCCTCCTCTATACGGATTCCTTCGTCTTTTATCGCTGGCAGCTTTATGGACTCATTTGGTCAGCGAGCCTGTCCTCCAAGGAGGAACGTGCGGCAGAGCGGTCTCGGCTCGAAAGCCTTGTTACTTCCCTGCCCGAGGCAGATGCAGAGCTTGGACAGATGATGATCGTTCATTTGCTGATGCTTGAGCAGGAGGATGAGGCAGCGCTCGCGATTATCCAGCTTCTTGGACCGGCAGCCTGCTTCTACCTCACCTTTATGCTCGAGGATATGAATATGCTGAAGCAGCATGCTCGTATGATTCCATTTGTTGAATTTTACACAAAGAACATAAAGGCATATTTGCTTCACTACCATTCACAGGAGTATAAGCGCACGAATTACTTGTATAATGCCCTGCAAATCATCCGCCCGTTCAGCTCGGCAACAAAGCGCTTTGACCTGCTTGAGCGCATGCTTCGGGAGACGATTCCCTATTCCCTTATTCCGTACTCCCATTATTTATATGAGAAGAAGGAGTACAAGAAATGGGTTGAGCTGCAGGTGGCTGAGCGTGTGAATGTACTGGCCGAGTGGCCGCAGCAGGCGAAGGAAATTCAAAAAGAGAAGCCTGAGGTGCTGCTCCCGCTTTACCATCAGCAGGTCATCCAGCTGATTGGCGGCAAGAATCGCGCTGCCTATCGGGATGCGGTCCGCTATTTGAAAAAGCTCCGGACGATATACAAAAAGTTAAAACAAGTACCTGCGTGGGAATCCTATATTGCTTATTTGAGTGATACCTATAAACGATTGCGTGCATTCCAGGAAGAATTGAGGAAGGGAAAGTTAATTGATGCAGCTGATTGA
- a CDS encoding LCP family glycopolymer transferase has product MKHKWIWITALIILIATILFIPIYKAYQSISDPLAQRQSDLRDKMLQLEDRDPFSVLLLGVDDDGEVRRSAGTIMVLTVNPTLQSIKLLHIPRETRVNIPGQDQPDKLNHAYKTGGVELMMETVEGFMKIPIDYFVKINMEGVEEVVDAMGGITMENKKAFSYEGYHFPTGRISLNGKQALAYIRMRTLGENGEEERQERQRKVIEEVIRTGADLQSLTHYDKIATALMNNVKTNFTIKEMFQIKQNYRDALDHIDSINMQGSAKKINGVYYEVIDDADLKKVSKILQKHLDY; this is encoded by the coding sequence ATGAAGCATAAATGGATTTGGATCACCGCTCTTATTATCCTTATCGCGACGATCCTCTTCATCCCAATTTACAAGGCCTATCAATCCATATCGGACCCTCTTGCACAAAGGCAATCAGATCTTCGAGATAAGATGCTCCAATTAGAGGACAGGGATCCATTCTCCGTCCTCCTGCTCGGTGTAGATGATGACGGGGAGGTGCGAAGAAGCGCCGGAACAATCATGGTGCTGACCGTCAACCCAACGCTCCAGTCAATCAAGCTTCTCCATATTCCGCGAGAAACGCGTGTTAACATTCCAGGGCAAGACCAGCCTGATAAACTCAATCATGCCTACAAGACAGGAGGAGTGGAGCTGATGATGGAGACGGTGGAAGGGTTCATGAAGATTCCGATTGATTATTTCGTCAAGATTAATATGGAGGGAGTAGAGGAGGTCGTGGATGCGATGGGCGGCATAACGATGGAGAATAAGAAAGCCTTCTCCTATGAGGGCTATCATTTCCCGACCGGGAGAATCAGCCTGAATGGGAAGCAGGCGCTTGCCTATATTCGCATGCGGACGCTCGGAGAGAATGGTGAGGAGGAGCGGCAGGAGCGCCAGCGCAAAGTCATTGAGGAAGTCATCCGCACAGGAGCGGACCTGCAATCGCTGACCCACTATGATAAAATCGCGACCGCCCTCATGAATAATGTGAAGACGAACTTCACTATCAAGGAAATGTTTCAAATTAAGCAAAACTATCGCGATGCCCTTGATCATATAGACAGCATAAATATGCAAGGGTCTGCAAAGAAAATTAATGGCGTCTATTATGAGGTCATTGATGATGCTGATTTAAAAAAAGTTTCAAAAATATTACAAAAACATCTAGATTATTAA
- a CDS encoding VanZ family protein: MNNLTKKLIVRIVFALMIIGVIFYSSSQPYSKQNIQPLISEKLEIPEPIVSLLSKVEFTYAGHIISVETKGIPGLIEFFIRKGAHFSIYFVLAIAVASVIHLWMKKKPLKLAAMTMLFVFLYACSDEWHQSFNGERTPLFQDVMIDTVGGMFGVAIYLWWSRRRTRNI; the protein is encoded by the coding sequence ATGAATAATTTAACTAAAAAGCTTATCGTACGTATTGTCTTTGCCTTAATGATTATCGGGGTCATTTTCTATTCCTCATCCCAGCCATATTCAAAGCAAAATATTCAGCCACTTATCAGCGAAAAGCTGGAGATTCCTGAACCGATCGTGTCCCTGCTTTCTAAGGTGGAGTTTACTTATGCCGGCCATATCATCAGCGTGGAGACGAAAGGAATTCCTGGCCTGATTGAGTTCTTCATTCGGAAGGGAGCCCATTTCAGTATTTATTTCGTCCTTGCAATTGCCGTTGCGAGTGTTATTCATCTTTGGATGAAGAAGAAGCCGCTGAAGCTTGCGGCCATGACAATGCTTTTTGTATTCCTATATGCCTGTTCGGATGAGTGGCACCAATCCTTTAATGGAGAGCGGACACCGCTCTTTCAGGATGTGATGATTGATACGGTTGGCGGGATGTTTGGGGTGGCAATCTATCTTTGGTGGAGCAGGAGAAGGACTAGAAATATCTAA
- a CDS encoding helix-turn-helix domain-containing protein: MDFSIIGQRIRELRKSLKLSQEELAEGICTQAQISKIEKGDVFPYANTLYLISQKLGVDVNYFFEIGSTPRIDYVNEVFRQLRLARRSLQFVEMERIIKIEEKNPLFTQNNRHYQMILWHKGLCEHAVYKNPDKGIKILWEAIQLTHTNNKVWTEREIEILIAVGSIYSEDGRTQEAIDIFLGALENLEQLVFISDNTILPRLYYNLARVYSMLENYEESNYYCHKGIKYCLSKDNLYPLGELHYQICYNYERLNQLENALSYLNKAVIIFELIEDKNYLSILEKGKEILLEEIERQKNDHPM, translated from the coding sequence ATGGATTTTTCTATTATTGGACAAAGGATTAGAGAGCTTAGAAAATCATTAAAACTATCACAGGAAGAATTAGCGGAGGGTATATGTACCCAAGCCCAAATCAGTAAGATAGAAAAAGGCGACGTCTTCCCATATGCAAATACATTATATTTAATATCCCAAAAGCTTGGAGTGGATGTAAACTATTTCTTTGAGATTGGATCTACTCCAAGGATCGATTATGTTAATGAAGTATTTCGGCAACTTAGATTAGCAAGAAGAAGCCTCCAATTTGTCGAGATGGAGCGAATAATTAAGATAGAAGAAAAGAATCCTCTATTTACGCAAAATAACCGACATTACCAAATGATTCTATGGCATAAAGGATTATGTGAACATGCTGTATATAAGAATCCTGATAAAGGCATTAAAATTCTATGGGAAGCAATACAACTTACCCATACAAATAATAAGGTATGGACAGAAAGGGAAATCGAAATTCTCATAGCAGTCGGTTCCATCTATTCAGAAGACGGTAGAACACAAGAGGCTATTGATATTTTTCTCGGAGCTCTTGAAAACTTAGAGCAACTTGTCTTTATTAGTGATAATACTATCTTGCCGAGACTTTATTATAATTTAGCAAGAGTATATAGCATGCTTGAAAACTATGAAGAGTCTAATTACTACTGTCATAAAGGCATTAAGTATTGTTTATCAAAGGACAACCTCTATCCATTAGGGGAATTGCATTATCAAATATGCTACAACTACGAAAGACTTAATCAATTGGAAAATGCGCTGTCTTATTTAAATAAAGCTGTAATCATATTTGAATTAATTGAGGATAAAAACTATTTGTCTATATTAGAGAAAGGCAAGGAAATCCTCTTGGAAGAAATTGAACGACAAAAAAACGATCATCCTATGTGA
- a CDS encoding TcaA second domain-containing protein: protein MRKSPLRKLQIGLIIASILLICIPLYLISRPPDKDTLIHQVELAFKQQNSETLSKVLTSSDQNLQIDEKDTKALINYLHENPEYLESLITILQEQSRYYDEEAGVAASNTKSTEKIEGFLTLKKNQNFILPDTYSIEIDPVYLTVCTNTQDAVIKINGQKVTHTSQKDCDKTVGPLLPGEYMVEATSKQKDKEIKKTETVTLWNTDQEITLDLQAEDITLQTNKDKK, encoded by the coding sequence TTGAGAAAATCTCCATTGAGGAAACTCCAAATAGGCCTTATAATTGCTTCTATTCTTCTTATCTGTATACCTCTCTATCTGATTAGCCGGCCGCCTGACAAGGATACCCTAATCCATCAGGTGGAGCTAGCATTCAAACAGCAAAACAGCGAAACGCTATCCAAAGTGCTGACCTCCTCAGATCAAAATCTCCAAATTGACGAGAAGGATACGAAAGCACTCATAAACTACCTCCATGAGAATCCTGAATACCTGGAATCACTAATAACCATCCTGCAGGAGCAATCCAGATATTATGATGAGGAAGCTGGCGTCGCGGCAAGCAATACCAAATCCACTGAGAAAATTGAAGGCTTCTTAACCCTTAAAAAGAACCAAAATTTCATCCTGCCAGACACCTACTCCATTGAAATTGACCCTGTCTACCTGACTGTCTGTACAAACACACAGGACGCCGTAATCAAAATCAATGGCCAAAAAGTCACCCATACAAGCCAAAAAGATTGCGATAAAACAGTCGGCCCGCTTCTCCCTGGAGAATACATGGTAGAAGCAACCTCCAAGCAAAAGGACAAAGAAATCAAGAAAACCGAAACCGTCACCCTTTGGAACACCGATCAAGAAATCACCCTTGATCTCCAAGCCGAGGACATTACTCTCCAAACCAATAAAGACAAAAAGTAG
- a CDS encoding DUF6944 family repetitive protein, which yields MDKEHLLTEYIGSWVLAIGANINAAASTPSPFLTDEQLQEINLIGFELQALGFAIQVDAQSELNLESGGNAIAAIGMLEIISSILLPFSDETDTNLLVSGNLLASLGAFMIFIEERFNEPQERGSRLEAIGNLMQAIGAGILAIALRLQGNQKDAEKKQRIKKGKDEKDTKRTNAITNLIAWSSWLVAAGTVVALIGVGIQLYNQ from the coding sequence ATGGACAAAGAACATCTGCTCACAGAGTATATAGGGTCCTGGGTGTTAGCGATTGGCGCCAATATCAACGCCGCCGCTTCTACTCCCTCGCCCTTTTTAACAGATGAGCAATTACAAGAAATCAATCTTATCGGATTCGAGCTGCAGGCCCTCGGCTTTGCCATCCAGGTCGATGCCCAAAGTGAGTTAAATCTCGAGTCAGGCGGCAATGCGATTGCCGCCATCGGGATGCTTGAAATCATCTCCTCTATCCTGCTTCCATTCTCAGATGAAACAGACACGAATCTCCTGGTTTCCGGAAACCTCCTTGCCTCACTCGGGGCCTTCATGATCTTCATCGAGGAACGATTTAATGAGCCGCAGGAGCGTGGCAGCAGGCTTGAGGCAATCGGCAATCTCATGCAAGCCATCGGGGCAGGCATTCTGGCAATCGCCTTAAGACTTCAAGGCAACCAAAAGGACGCAGAGAAAAAACAAAGAATAAAGAAAGGCAAGGACGAGAAGGATACCAAACGCACAAATGCCATCACCAATTTAATCGCCTGGTCAAGCTGGCTTGTCGCAGCCGGTACAGTCGTTGCCCTAATCGGAGTCGGAATCCAGCTCTACAACCAATGA
- a CDS encoding DUF6944 family repetitive protein produces the protein MAKGNHTKEIIGSWMQAIGNAIEAYGSTPSVPLDSETRDDYNRVGLTMQATGAGLVADGQSTVYSYEYAGSVITSIGSLEELLPLIWRFSSLEADYVLESGGNILQGLGTTLSAYDEVINGTPSGAYEGIIGNTLQTIGCMISVLGIKVELTDQYNGQWINAIGSWVQTLGAFIAAIGQQLEEEEESGVGDGDAGERPTEFGRCNAPFFLR, from the coding sequence ATGGCCAAGGGTAATCATACTAAAGAGATTATCGGCTCCTGGATGCAGGCAATTGGCAATGCAATCGAGGCCTATGGCTCTACCCCCTCCGTTCCTCTCGACTCAGAAACGCGCGATGATTATAACCGGGTCGGACTGACGATGCAGGCAACCGGGGCTGGACTTGTGGCGGATGGTCAGAGCACGGTTTATTCATATGAATATGCCGGATCAGTCATCACCTCCATCGGTTCTCTTGAGGAGCTCCTGCCATTGATTTGGCGTTTTTCCTCCCTGGAGGCTGATTATGTATTGGAATCAGGGGGCAATATCCTCCAAGGGCTAGGAACAACTCTCTCAGCCTATGATGAAGTCATCAATGGGACACCGTCTGGAGCCTATGAAGGAATCATCGGAAACACACTCCAAACAATCGGCTGCATGATTTCCGTTCTTGGAATCAAGGTGGAGCTGACTGACCAGTACAATGGTCAGTGGATCAACGCCATCGGCTCTTGGGTCCAGACCCTTGGGGCATTCATAGCCGCTATAGGTCAGCAGCTTGAGGAAGAGGAGGAAAGTGGAGTAGGAGATGGAGACGCTGGCGAAAGGCCAACTGAATTTGGGCGATGCAATGCCCCATTCTTCCTAAGATAG